The Clostridium sp. DL-VIII DNA window GAGCTTCATGATGACTTAGGATGCTATATTCCAAACAATGGCTATCTTAAAAAATGGGCTGATCAAGGTGTTTTATTATTAAATACAGTACTTACTGTCAGAGCTGGCGAAGCCAACTCGCATAGGAACAAAGGTTGGGAGGAATTTACTAATAGGATTATTACCATATTAAATGAAAAGGAAACTCCTATAGTTTTTATTCTCTGGGGAAATAATGCTATTTCAAAGACTAGTTTAATTACTAATCCAAAGCATTTTATCATAAAATCAGTTCATCCTAGTCCCTTATCAGCCTCAAGAGGCTTTTTTGGCAGTAGACCATTTTCAAAAACAAATGACTTTTTAGTTTCTACTAATCAAACACCAATAGACTGGCAAATTGAGAATATATAGAATATATACATATTTCAATATTGTCATTCTTAATACACCTAAATAATCATTGTAAAGAGATAATTTTAACTTAATACTTACATGAATACTTATGATATCTAGTGTATACTATTCATATGAGCATTCTGCTGACTTAAGGAGGTTATTTTGTGGAATATAAATTTTCTCATAATGGCAAAGAATACGTATTAACAAAGGAAAATTGCGACGGAATATTTTTTGATGATGAAGCTACGGTTTCAGGTCTTTCTATGGATATTATTTTAGATGCTTTAAATGAAGGCGAAGAGGTAAACTTCTCAAATGAGTATTACATGGGAAAATGTTCTTGCAACTCTCAAGAAGAGGTAAATAAATCTTATCGTTATTTAGAATATCACTTTTTTATTTACACAAAAAATAATCAATATGTAATCAATACTATTGGTAATGAATATAAACATACATCCTTTAATCAGCTTTTTGGATTTGGTAAAGTGGATGATAGTTATATAGTTAGTGTAACTGTATGTCCTAATTGCGGTGAATATTCAATATCAGTGGAACAATGCACTGTTTAATTGTATAATTTATTGGGCTGTCGCGTAAAAAATAGAAACTACACTATCCTGAATTAAAGTTTTAAATTCTTATGCAGCATATTGTAGTTGATTTTCTCAACGCTACAGCCCTTATTACAGTCCATAATTTTAAATCTTTAAGAAATTTTTGTATTCTAATACTATAGAAGTTTTTTGCAATAAAACAAAAAAGCACTAACCTACGTTAGTGCTTTTAATATGGTGGCTCGAACTGGAATCGAACCAGTGACACGAGGATTTTCAGTCCTCTGCTCTACCGACTGAGCTATCGAGCCATCTTACCTGGCAACATCTTACTCTTCCACACAGTCTCCCATGCAGTACCATCAGCGCTATAGACCTTAACTTTCCTGTTCGGAATGGGAAGGAGTGTTACCTCTACGCCATCATCACCAGATCACAAATAGTATTATATCTAGATATGAAGATTATGTCAACAACTTTTTTCTATTTTTATTTAATCTTGTGAAACTGTAAAATAATATTTTGTGTCAAGCAGTCGATTATACTCATCTTATGGCATATATAAAATCAATCTCAAATGACACAAAATATACATTATCTTACTTAACTTAGTGCTATTTTTACCAAACCTTAGATAACTAGATCCTCTATTACTTTTCCACCTTCAATATGTTCATCCATAATTCTTTCAACATCTTTCACTTGAACATTTCCGTACCAAGTTCCTTCTGGATAAACCACTACAATCGGACCCTTGTTACATACTCCCAAACATCCAGTATTAGTGACCATTACTTCGTTTATTAGATCCCTATCTTCAACTTCCTCCATAAATTTTTGCACAACCTTTACTGAATCTTTACTGAAACACATTCCTTTTTGCATTCCATTAACTCTACAACTCGCACATACAAAAATATGATGCTTTAAACTTATCATTTTACTTTCCCCACTTTCGTAAATTAAATATTTATATTTCTTCAATAATGTCAAAGTATAGCCCTATTATAAAACTGAGATGACAAAATCAAAGTAAATATCAATTTTAAAAATATTTTTCATGAATTTGTTTAATTGTATTAATTTTTTACATTGCCTTTTTTATTATTTTTACCATTTTATCATCTAATTCTTCTCTTGACAATTAATTTTTAATATAAAGATATTAATTTATTTTTTTAATTGATTGTGCCATAATTAAATAAGATAACAAATGTATTTTTAATTCTAACTTGGAGGTATTTTATGAGTGTTGAAAGATTATCAAGTATTCTAAAAGAAAGCAACAACATAGTTTTTTTTGGCGGTGCCGGTGTCAGTACTGAGTCCGACATTCCAGATTTCAGAAGTTCAAATGGGTTATTTAACGAAAAACTAAATATTACATTTACGCCAGAGCAATTAGTATCACATACTTTTTATACTAAATATCCTGAAGAATTCTTTAAGTTCTATAAATCTAAACTTATATATCCAGAAGCAAAGCCAAATAGCGGCCACTTGGCCTTAGCCAAACTTGAAGAAATGGGAAAACTGAAAGCTATCGTAACGCAAAATATAGATGGACTTCATCAAATGGCTGGAAGTAAAAACGTCTTTGAGCTTCACGGCTCTATTCACAGAAATTATTGTGTTAAATGTCATGAATTCTATGATGAAAAATTTATTTTAAACTCTGATGGAGTTCCTACTTGTACTAAATGCGGCGGCTCTGTTAAACCTGATGTAGTTCTTTATGAAGAAGGCCTAGACGACAGTGTAATTAGAGGTGCAATAAATGCTATTTCTAAAGCTGATACTCTTATTATCGGCGGAACTTCACTTGTTGTTTATCCTGCTGCAGGCCTTATAGATTATTTCAAGGGCAATAACCTTATACTTATAAACAAAAGTTCAACTTCTGCTGATTCAAAAGCTGATTTAGTTATACACGATTCTATCGGTAAAGTTCTAAGCGAAGCCGTAAATTCATTATAAAACTAATTCTACAGCAAAAATTGAATATATATGCAGATGGCAGAAGAACCTTTAGAATATTTCAAAACTTGATTTCTAATATTTTGAAATACTCCTTAAGTGGTACCAGAGTATATATAGATGTTGAAGATAACGATAACTTCGTATTAATGACATTTAAAAATATTCCAAAATACCCATTAACTTTCAGCGAAGAAGAAATCCTAGAAAGATTTAAAAGAGGTGATGCTTCAAGAACAACCGAAGGTTCAGGTCTTGGATTATCTATTGCAAAGAGTTTAGTAGAGCTTCAAAAAGGTATCTTTGAACTTAAATTCGATGGAGATTTATTTAAAGTTAGTATTTCATTAAAAAAAGAAAAGTTTTAATCTAAATTATGTATAAATAAATTTAATTTGGCAATAAATAATAATGAAGTATTTAACTTCAATATTTAATCGCCTCTCCCCCATTTTTATTTATATACAATTTGTAACGCCACAATATATGTTATCCAAATTAACATATATTGTGGCATTTTTATTTTCATAAATTTTAATTATTCATTTTCGAAGTTTCTTGGACAAATGTATAAAGTTAACCTTTTATTTGAGGATTGTTTATTATTTCTTTATTAAGATTCTTCTTAACATATCCAAGCCAGTTGTTGTAGCTTGAAGTCTTACTCGATTTCTATTTCCATTAAATATACACCTTTTTATTACTACTTCTCCTTGAACATATACTCCTATATATACTAATCCAACTGGTTTCTCTTCTGTTCCTCCCCCTGGTCCTGCTATTCCTGTTGTTACAATACTTACATCTGTATTAGCTGTTTTAGCAATACCAATAGCCATTTCTCTTGCAGTTTCTTCACTTACAGCTCCATACTTTTCTAAAGTTTCATTCTCAACTCCTAATCTTTTATGTTTAGCTTCATTTGAATATGTTACAGCACCTTCTAAAAGCACTTCAGATATTCCTGGATAGTTTATTAATGTAGCTGCAATCATTCCGCCTGTACACGATTCTGCTGTAGATATTGTGAGCTTCTTTTCTATTAAAAGCTCTGCTACAACATCCTCTAAGTTAATATCTTCAGTTGCATAAACATTATCGCCTAATCTGTTTTTAATTTCTTCTTCTACTGGCTTTATTAACTTAAGTGCTTCTTCCTGAGTTTTTGCCTTAGCTGTTATACGAAGCAGTACTCCTACTTCTTTAGCATAGGGTGCAATAGTTGGATTGGTCTGTGCATCCATTATATCTTTTAATTCATCAGCAACTGCACTTTCTCCAATACCTAATATTTTAATTACTTTTGACACCAATATGGAATATGATTTTTTTTGAAGGTATCCCTTAACTGTATCTTCAAACATTGGTTTCATTTCCTTTGGTGGTCCAGGTAAAATTATCATTATCTTATTATTTTCTTCTATAATTACTCCAGGTGCTGTACCATTATTATTATTAATTACAATAGCTCCCTCAGGTATTAAACCTTGTTTCAAATTATTTTCAGTCATCTTTCTTTCTCTGAATTTAAAATAGTTTTTTATTTTTTCAATAGATTCTTCATGTTGAAGTAACTCTTTATTAAAATATTTAGCTGCAACTTCCTTAGTTAAATCATCTGCTGTAGGTCCAAGTCCACCTGTTGTTATTATAATATCACTTCTGCTATACGCCTCTTCAAAAGCATGAATAATCCTGTCTTCATTATCACCAACTACTTGTTGATAATACATATCTATTCCTAATGCTGCCAGCTCTTGTGCTAAATACTGAGCATTTGAGTTAATTATGTCTCCTAACAATATTTCTGTTCCTACAGCTATAATTTCTGCTTTCATATTTATTACCTTCTTTTTTATAAATTTTTATCTGTAATATCATTATATAAGTTTAAAACCTATCCAATAACATATTGAATAGGTTTATATAAAAATATTTTCTTTTATAATATGCTATCTCTAAATCTAAATAAAATCTAGAGATAGCTTATATAAAAAATTTTTTCACCTCAATCTTATTTAAGCAAAAACCAAAATCAAAAAAATAGAGCTCTCTTAAAAATAGGCCTTCACTTAAAATAAGATTAGTAAATATGTATGAGAATGAAAAAATTCATTGCTAGGAGAGTCTTTCATACTTCTATTGTATGTATATTCCCTCTTACTTATTCATACCTATTAATAATTTTATTATAAAAGTTATATTTTAATCATTCATAATTTTATTTATTTTCTGTTTCAAGTAATGCTAATGCTACAGCACCTATTACTCCAGCATCTGTACCTAATCCTGCTGGAACAATTTTAACTGCTTCTGCCATGGATTTAAAGCATCTTTTATCAACTACTTTTCTTACTGTATCAAAAACAACATCTCCAGCTTTTGATACTCCGCCACCTATTATTATTACTTCTGGATCAAAAATAGATACTGCATTAGCAATAGCTATTCCTAAATAATTTAATGCATTATCTATGATATCTTTACATACAGGATCTCCTGCAGCTGCTTCTGTAAATACTTCATATGAGGTAACTGTCTCATATTTTCTTAGAGAAGTTTCAACTTTGCTAGCTACAGCTTCTTGTCCTCTTTTTGCAATTGCAGTACCTGATGATGTTGCTTCTACACATCCAATATTTCCACAATTACATCTAGGGCCATCTGGTGCTAC harbors:
- a CDS encoding uracil-DNA glycosylase, producing the protein MSEILKNDWKNYLESEFHKDYYLKLRKFLVNEYNSKIIYPNMYDLFNALHFTPYSDVKVVILGQDPYHGPKQAHGLSFSVNPGVKAPPSLINIYKELHDDLGCYIPNNGYLKKWADQGVLLLNTVLTVRAGEANSHRNKGWEEFTNRIITILNEKETPIVFILWGNNAISKTSLITNPKHFIIKSVHPSPLSASRGFFGSRPFSKTNDFLVSTNQTPIDWQIENI
- a CDS encoding DUF3785 domain-containing protein encodes the protein MEYKFSHNGKEYVLTKENCDGIFFDDEATVSGLSMDIILDALNEGEEVNFSNEYYMGKCSCNSQEEVNKSYRYLEYHFFIYTKNNQYVINTIGNEYKHTSFNQLFGFGKVDDSYIVSVTVCPNCGEYSISVEQCTV
- a CDS encoding 2Fe-2S ferredoxin; this encodes MISLKHHIFVCASCRVNGMQKGMCFSKDSVKVVQKFMEEVEDRDLINEVMVTNTGCLGVCNKGPIVVVYPEGTWYGNVQVKDVERIMDEHIEGGKVIEDLVI
- a CDS encoding NAD-dependent protein deacylase, with the translated sequence MSVERLSSILKESNNIVFFGGAGVSTESDIPDFRSSNGLFNEKLNITFTPEQLVSHTFYTKYPEEFFKFYKSKLIYPEAKPNSGHLALAKLEEMGKLKAIVTQNIDGLHQMAGSKNVFELHGSIHRNYCVKCHEFYDEKFILNSDGVPTCTKCGGSVKPDVVLYEEGLDDSVIRGAINAISKADTLIIGGTSLVVYPAAGLIDYFKGNNLILINKSSTSADSKADLVIHDSIGKVLSEAVNSL
- a CDS encoding ATP-binding protein translates to MNIYADGRRTFRIFQNLISNILKYSLSGTRVYIDVEDNDNFVLMTFKNIPKYPLTFSEEEILERFKRGDASRTTEGSGLGLSIAKSLVELQKGIFELKFDGDLFKVSISLKKEKF
- a CDS encoding competence/damage-inducible protein A, with the protein product MKAEIIAVGTEILLGDIINSNAQYLAQELAALGIDMYYQQVVGDNEDRIIHAFEEAYSRSDIIITTGGLGPTADDLTKEVAAKYFNKELLQHEESIEKIKNYFKFRERKMTENNLKQGLIPEGAIVINNNNGTAPGVIIEENNKIMIILPGPPKEMKPMFEDTVKGYLQKKSYSILVSKVIKILGIGESAVADELKDIMDAQTNPTIAPYAKEVGVLLRITAKAKTQEEALKLIKPVEEEIKNRLGDNVYATEDINLEDVVAELLIEKKLTISTAESCTGGMIAATLINYPGISEVLLEGAVTYSNEAKHKRLGVENETLEKYGAVSEETAREMAIGIAKTANTDVSIVTTGIAGPGGGTEEKPVGLVYIGVYVQGEVVIKRCIFNGNRNRVRLQATTTGLDMLRRILIKK